From the genome of Spinacia oleracea cultivar Varoflay chromosome 2, BTI_SOV_V1, whole genome shotgun sequence, one region includes:
- the LOC110799649 gene encoding mitotic checkpoint protein BUB3.1, with protein sequence MTAVAVAPPIVGKELSNPPTDGITNLRFSNHSDHLLVSSWDKTVRLYDASANVLLGEFKHGGPVLDCCFHDESSGFSASGDATVRRLVFNYGKEDVLGKHEAHVRCVEYSYTTGQLISGSWDKTIKCWDPRGASGQERTLVGTYAQPERVYSMSLVGHRLVVATAGRHVNVYDLRNMSQPEQRRESSLKYQTRCVRCYPNGTGYALSSVEGRVAMEFFDLSEAGQSKKYAFKCHRKSEAGRDIVYPVNAISFHPIYGTFATGGCDGIVNVWDGNNKKRLYQYAKYPTSISALSFNRDGRLLAVAASYTYEEGNKPHEPDSIFVRSVNEVEVKPKPKVYANPPA encoded by the exons ATGACGGCGGTAGCGGTGGCGCCGCCTATAGTCGGCAAAGAACTCTCCAACCCTCCCACCGACGGAATAACAAACCTCCGATTCTCCAATCACAGTGATCACCTCCTCGTTTCTTCTTGGGACAAG ACTGTTCGATTATATGATGCGAGCGCAAATGTGCTTTTAGGGGAGTTTAAACATGGTGGCCCCGTCCTCGATTGTTGCTTCCATGACGAATCCTCCGGTTTCAGCGCCAGCGGTGACGCCACTGTTCGGCG GCTGgtttttaactatggaaaagaGGATGTGTTGGGAAAGCATGAAGCACATGTACGTTGTGTGGAGTACTCTTATACAACAG GGCAATTAATATCTGGTAGTTGGGATAAAACAATCAAGTGTTGGGATCCCAGAGGTGCAAGTGGGCAGGAGCGTACACTAGTTGGAACTTATGCTCAACCAGAACGTGTTTATTCCATGTCTCTTGTTGGTCACAGATTAGTAGTAGCAACTGCAGGCAGACATGTGAATGTCTATGATTTGCGAAATATGTCTCAACCGGAACAGCGGAGGGAGTCTTCATTGAAATATCAGACTAGATGTGTGCGGTGTTACCCCAATGGAACAG GTTATGCTCTCAGCTCAGTAGAAGGTCGTGTTGCAATGGAATTTTTTGATCTTTCTGAAGCTGGTCAATCAAAGAA ATATGCTTTCAAATGTCATCGGAAGTCAGAGGCTGGAAGAGATATTGTATACCCTGTAAATGCTATTTCCTTCCATCCGAT ATATGGGACATTTGCAACTGGAGGTTGTGATGGAATTGTGAATGTGTGGGATGGGAACAACAAGAAGAGACTTTATCAG TATGCAAAGTATCCTACAAGCATCTCAGCATTGTCATTCAATAGAGATGGCCGACTCCTGGCTGTTGCAGCAAGTTACACTTATGAGGAGGGGAATAAACC TCATGAGCCTGATTCAATATTTGTCCGAAGTGTCAATGAAGTTGAAGTCAAACCAAAGCCTAAAGTATATGCTAATCCTCCTGCCTGA